The Microlunatus antarcticus genome window below encodes:
- a CDS encoding purine-cytosine permease family protein produces MTSDVTPASPADVAAPPAPAVGSATKETLEDYTLRFAPRHYRKWSTGVVAVTALGGIAYLADFAIGASIGISYGTTNALWGIAVFAVVIFLTGFPLAYYAARYNLDLDLITRGSGFGYYGSVVSNVIFATFTFIFFALEGSIMAQGLNLGLGVPLWAGYAVSTLIIFPLVIYGMKVLSKLQLWTTPLWLVLMVIPFVYLLVSHPDSVSSFFAYQGEDGAGTPNLGSVMLAAGVCLSLIAQIAEQIDYIRFMPPRTPENSAKWWRAVILAGPGWVIFGAIKQVIGLFLAVYIIANVADGATVANQPVHQFLEIYKDIMPVGVALALAVILVVISQVKINVTNAYSGSLAWTNSFTRITKRYPGRLVFLAFNLAVALVLMEADMFSFLNTILGFYANLGMAWVVAVASDITFNKYVFKLSPKQPEFRRGMLYAVNPVGFGTLLVAGGLSIICFFGGLGEGLAPFSPLVAISLALVLPPVIAFATKGRWYLRRTDDGITLPMYDDFGNPSDVMMDCHVCGQRFERPDMCACAAHDAFVCSLCLSTDTHAEHVLPEQRPAVV; encoded by the coding sequence ATGACCTCGGACGTCACGCCCGCCAGCCCCGCCGACGTCGCGGCCCCACCGGCCCCCGCCGTCGGCAGCGCCACCAAGGAGACGCTGGAGGACTACACCCTCCGGTTCGCTCCTCGGCACTACCGCAAGTGGTCGACCGGCGTCGTCGCGGTCACCGCCCTCGGCGGCATCGCCTACCTGGCCGATTTCGCCATCGGCGCGAGCATCGGCATCTCGTACGGCACCACCAACGCGCTGTGGGGGATCGCGGTCTTCGCGGTCGTGATCTTCCTGACCGGCTTCCCGCTGGCCTACTACGCCGCGCGGTACAACCTCGACCTCGACCTGATCACGCGGGGGAGCGGCTTCGGCTACTACGGCTCGGTGGTCAGCAACGTCATCTTCGCGACGTTCACCTTCATCTTCTTCGCCCTCGAGGGCTCGATCATGGCCCAGGGCCTCAACCTCGGGCTCGGGGTGCCGCTGTGGGCGGGCTACGCCGTCTCCACGCTGATCATCTTCCCGCTGGTGATCTACGGCATGAAGGTGCTGTCCAAGCTCCAGCTGTGGACGACCCCGCTGTGGCTGGTCCTCATGGTCATCCCGTTCGTCTACCTGCTGGTCAGCCACCCGGACTCGGTCAGCTCGTTCTTCGCCTACCAGGGCGAGGACGGCGCCGGCACGCCGAACCTCGGCTCGGTCATGCTCGCCGCCGGGGTCTGCCTCTCGCTGATCGCGCAGATCGCGGAGCAGATCGACTACATCCGGTTCATGCCGCCCCGGACGCCGGAGAACTCCGCGAAGTGGTGGCGCGCGGTGATCCTGGCCGGGCCGGGCTGGGTGATCTTCGGCGCGATCAAGCAGGTGATCGGGCTCTTCCTCGCGGTCTACATCATCGCGAACGTCGCCGACGGCGCGACCGTGGCCAACCAGCCCGTGCACCAGTTCCTGGAGATCTACAAGGACATCATGCCGGTGGGCGTCGCGCTCGCGCTGGCCGTGATCCTCGTCGTGATCAGCCAGGTCAAGATCAACGTCACCAACGCGTACTCCGGCTCGCTCGCCTGGACGAACTCGTTCACCCGCATCACCAAGCGCTACCCCGGCCGGCTGGTCTTCCTCGCCTTCAACCTGGCGGTCGCGCTCGTGCTGATGGAGGCGGACATGTTCAGCTTCCTCAACACGATCCTCGGCTTCTACGCCAACCTCGGCATGGCCTGGGTCGTCGCGGTCGCCTCCGACATCACCTTCAACAAGTACGTCTTCAAGCTCTCGCCGAAGCAGCCCGAGTTCCGTCGGGGGATGCTCTACGCGGTCAACCCGGTCGGCTTCGGCACGCTGCTGGTCGCCGGTGGTCTCTCGATCATCTGCTTCTTCGGCGGGCTGGGCGAGGGGCTCGCGCCCTTCTCCCCGCTGGTGGCCATCTCGCTGGCCCTGGTGCTGCCGCCGGTCATCGCCTTCGCGACCAAGGGCCGCTGGTACCTCCGCCGCACCGACGACGGCATCACGCTGCCGATGTACGACGACTTCGGCAACCCGTCCGACGTGATGATGGACTGCCACGTCTGCGGCCAGCGCTTCGAGCGGCCGGACATGTGCGCCTGCGCGGCGCACGACGCCTTCGTCTGCTCGCTGTGCCTCAGCACGGACACGCACGCGGAGCACGTCCTGCCCGAGCAGCGCCCCGCCGTGGTCTGA
- the tig gene encoding trigger factor: MPSTVEQLSPTRVKITVEVPFKDLKPSLDKAYADIARTINVPGFRRGKVPPMVIDQRFGRGVVIQEAFNDSWSRFYGEAVTANQLTPLAQPEVEVTKLEDGDLIEFTAEVDVRPEFEVPDPAGISVQVDTLEVADGIVDDQLEVLRRRFGSRTTAERPAADGDIVTLSLVASENGEALPDATAEDIEYTVGSGQMLDGLDEAVTGLSVGESAAFRSKLVGGPLKDEDADIEVTVTKVQAQELPELDDDFAQEASEFDTLEELRASITTMATNAARLEQATQARDAVLEALVDAIDVAVPENLLAGELDGRRQQITNQLAQAGLTLEQYLTDSEDSTQTEDEFWADVERRSTQSLKAQMVLDKVAESSEIGVDQNDLTQHILRKAQAEGTAPQQIAEHLQEHPHHIEEYMVEIRRGKALASVVEAATVTDGNGERLDLTQIREDGSLGTPEGDLQDEAVAAAVTADVQDEGQQDAETEGQQDGDEDEGRQA, from the coding sequence GTGCCCAGCACCGTCGAGCAGCTCAGCCCCACGCGGGTCAAGATCACCGTCGAGGTCCCCTTCAAGGACCTGAAGCCCAGCTTGGACAAGGCGTACGCCGACATCGCGCGCACGATCAACGTCCCGGGCTTCCGTCGTGGCAAGGTGCCGCCGATGGTCATCGACCAGCGCTTCGGGCGCGGCGTGGTGATCCAGGAGGCGTTCAACGACTCGTGGTCGCGCTTCTACGGCGAGGCCGTCACGGCCAACCAGCTGACCCCGCTGGCGCAGCCCGAGGTCGAGGTCACCAAGCTCGAGGACGGTGACCTCATCGAGTTCACCGCCGAGGTCGACGTCCGCCCCGAGTTCGAGGTCCCCGACCCCGCCGGCATCTCCGTGCAGGTGGACACGCTCGAGGTGGCCGACGGGATCGTCGACGACCAGCTCGAGGTCCTGCGTCGCCGCTTCGGCAGCCGCACCACCGCCGAGCGCCCCGCCGCCGACGGCGACATCGTCACCCTGTCCCTCGTGGCCAGCGAGAACGGCGAGGCGCTGCCGGACGCGACCGCCGAGGACATCGAGTACACGGTCGGCTCCGGTCAGATGCTCGACGGGCTCGACGAGGCCGTCACCGGCCTGTCGGTCGGCGAGTCCGCCGCGTTCCGCTCCAAGCTGGTCGGCGGGCCGCTGAAGGACGAGGACGCCGACATCGAGGTCACGGTGACCAAGGTGCAGGCGCAGGAGCTGCCCGAGCTCGACGACGACTTCGCGCAGGAGGCGTCGGAGTTCGACACGCTCGAGGAGCTGCGGGCGAGCATCACCACGATGGCCACCAACGCGGCCCGGCTCGAGCAGGCCACGCAGGCCCGCGACGCGGTGCTCGAGGCGCTCGTCGACGCCATCGACGTCGCGGTGCCCGAGAACCTGCTCGCCGGCGAGCTCGACGGCCGCCGCCAGCAGATCACCAACCAGCTCGCGCAGGCCGGTCTGACGCTGGAGCAGTACCTCACCGACAGCGAGGACAGCACGCAGACCGAGGACGAGTTCTGGGCGGACGTCGAGCGTCGCTCGACCCAGTCTCTCAAGGCGCAGATGGTGCTCGACAAGGTCGCGGAGAGCTCCGAGATCGGCGTCGACCAGAACGACCTCACCCAGCACATCCTGCGCAAGGCGCAGGCGGAGGGCACCGCGCCGCAGCAGATCGCGGAGCACCTCCAAGAGCACCCGCACCACATCGAGGAGTACATGGTCGAGATCCGGCGCGGCAAGGCGCTGGCCTCGGTCGTGGAGGCCGCGACCGTGACGGACGGCAACGGCGAGCGGCTCGACCTCACCCAGATCCGTGAGGACGGCTCGCTGGGCACGCCTGAGGGCGACCTCCAGGACGAGGCCGTCGCCGCGGCGGTCACGGCCGACGTGCAGGACGAGGGGCAGCAGGACGCCGAGACCGAGGGTCAGCAGGACGGCGACGAGGACGAGGGTCGCCAGGCCTGA
- a CDS encoding flotillin family protein: MPDLLYPIAGLVVLVILLVLLVTSRYKVAGPNQAFIVTGRKGKAVLNPETGELTTDLSGQKVVLGGGSFVIPFVQRLATMDLSSRRISVQIRGAVSGQGIKLNVEGVAIVKVGGNADQIRLAGQRFMSQQGEIEPFTQEVLAGALRSIVGGLTVEQIIRDRAAFAQRVADESENSLTGQGLILDTFQIQDVTDDGSYLADLGRPEAARIGQTAAIAEANARQAAEQARIKSEEEIAVAQRALALRVAEIKSETDAASARAASAGPLAQADRDQAILLEQEKVAVRQAALTERQLETQVRKPADANRYKVEQEAEGSRNAQIAAAEARKAATIAGAQAKAEEDRLTGEAERARRASLAEADAIEGIKRGEATRALRIAQAEATRAEGEATAAATLAMGQAEAEAMNKRADAFAHYNEAAVLQMLIEVLPQIAKEVAAPISAIDNLTIISSDGAGALPRQVTDNVAQTLQMLKTATGLDLQALVERSATKMTQGLTGPATTNGDGAGAR, translated from the coding sequence GTGCCCGACCTGCTGTACCCGATCGCCGGTCTCGTCGTCCTCGTGATCCTGCTGGTCCTCCTGGTGACGAGCCGCTACAAGGTCGCGGGCCCGAACCAGGCCTTCATCGTCACCGGCCGCAAGGGCAAGGCGGTGCTCAACCCGGAGACCGGGGAGCTGACCACCGACCTGTCCGGGCAGAAGGTCGTGCTCGGCGGCGGGTCGTTCGTGATCCCGTTCGTCCAGCGCCTCGCCACCATGGACCTGTCCAGCCGGCGGATCTCGGTGCAGATCCGGGGCGCCGTGTCCGGGCAGGGGATCAAGCTCAACGTCGAGGGCGTCGCGATCGTCAAGGTCGGCGGCAACGCCGACCAGATCCGCCTCGCCGGGCAGCGCTTCATGTCGCAGCAGGGGGAGATCGAGCCGTTCACGCAGGAGGTGCTGGCCGGCGCGCTGCGCTCCATCGTCGGCGGGCTTACCGTCGAGCAGATCATCCGCGACCGGGCGGCGTTCGCGCAGCGGGTGGCGGACGAGTCGGAGAACTCGCTCACCGGTCAGGGCCTCATCCTCGACACGTTCCAGATCCAGGACGTGACCGACGACGGCAGCTATCTCGCCGACCTCGGACGTCCCGAGGCCGCCCGAATCGGTCAGACCGCCGCCATCGCGGAGGCGAACGCGCGCCAGGCCGCGGAACAGGCCCGGATCAAGTCCGAGGAGGAGATCGCCGTGGCCCAGCGGGCGCTCGCGCTGCGCGTGGCCGAGATCAAGTCGGAGACCGACGCTGCCTCGGCCCGGGCGGCCTCCGCAGGTCCGTTGGCCCAGGCCGACCGCGACCAGGCGATCCTGCTCGAGCAGGAGAAGGTCGCCGTACGGCAGGCAGCCCTGACCGAGCGGCAGCTCGAGACGCAGGTGCGCAAGCCCGCCGACGCCAACCGCTACAAGGTGGAGCAGGAGGCCGAGGGCTCGCGCAACGCGCAGATCGCGGCCGCGGAGGCCCGCAAGGCCGCCACCATCGCGGGGGCGCAGGCCAAGGCGGAGGAGGACCGGCTCACCGGTGAGGCCGAGCGCGCGCGGCGCGCCTCGCTGGCGGAGGCCGACGCGATCGAGGGCATCAAGCGCGGCGAGGCGACCAGGGCGCTCCGCATCGCCCAGGCCGAGGCGACGCGGGCCGAGGGCGAGGCGACGGCGGCGGCGACGCTCGCCATGGGCCAGGCCGAGGCGGAGGCGATGAACAAGCGGGCCGACGCGTTCGCGCACTACAACGAGGCCGCGGTGCTGCAGATGCTCATCGAGGTGCTCCCGCAGATCGCGAAGGAGGTGGCGGCCCCGATCTCCGCGATCGACAACCTCACGATCATCTCCTCGGACGGGGCCGGTGCGCTGCCCCGGCAGGTCACCGACAACGTGGCCCAGACGCTGCAGATGCTGAAGACCGCCACCGGCCTCGACCTGCAGGCGCTCGTGGAGCGGTCGGCGACGAAGATGACGCAGGGCCTGACCGGCCCGGCGACGACGAACGGGGACGGTGCGGGCGCACGCTGA
- a CDS encoding ATP-dependent Clp protease proteolytic subunit, which produces MNASYNGPHAAVPGPRAAGRSGGIGLDDNVYQSLLANRIIFLGSEVRDENANAICAQMLLLNAEDPHRDIFLYINSPGGSVDSGMAIYDTMNWISNDVATVAMGLAASMGQFLLCAGTKGKRYALPHSRIMMHQPSGGLGGTASDIRIQAEQSLHIKSVMQKLIAEHTGQTLEQIEADSDRDRWFTAEDALKYGQIDHVYTSAAQIPASQAEAPNQ; this is translated from the coding sequence GTGAACGCCTCCTACAACGGCCCCCACGCCGCGGTTCCCGGGCCTCGTGCCGCCGGCCGCAGCGGTGGCATCGGGCTGGACGACAACGTCTACCAGTCGCTCCTCGCCAACCGGATCATCTTCCTCGGTTCCGAGGTGCGCGACGAGAACGCGAACGCGATCTGCGCGCAGATGCTCCTGCTCAACGCCGAGGACCCGCACCGCGACATCTTCCTCTACATCAACTCCCCGGGCGGCTCAGTCGACTCGGGCATGGCGATCTACGACACCATGAACTGGATCTCCAACGACGTCGCCACCGTGGCCATGGGCCTCGCGGCGTCGATGGGGCAGTTCCTGCTCTGCGCCGGCACCAAGGGCAAGCGGTACGCCCTGCCGCACAGCCGGATCATGATGCACCAGCCCTCCGGCGGCCTCGGCGGCACGGCGAGCGACATCCGGATCCAGGCCGAGCAGTCCCTGCACATCAAGTCGGTGATGCAGAAGCTCATCGCCGAGCACACCGGCCAGACGCTGGAGCAGATCGAGGCCGACTCCGACCGCGACCGCTGGTTCACCGCCGAGGACGCGCTCAAGTACGGCCAGATCGACCACGTGTACACCTCCGCGGCGCAGATCCCTGCCAGCCAGGCCGAAGCGCCCAACCAGTGA
- a CDS encoding ATP-dependent Clp protease proteolytic subunit: protein MDYYIPQWEERTSYGMRRIDPYTKLFEDRIIFLGTPISDEIANAVMAQLLCLQQMDADRDIEIYINSPGGSFTALTAIYDTMRYIKPDVRTVCLGQAASAAAVILAAGTKGKRLALPNSRILIHQPATEGGYGQSSDIEIQAREILRIRSLMEDMLATDTGKTTDEVSHDIERDKYLTAEQALEYGIIDEILTSLKAVPV from the coding sequence ATGGACTACTACATCCCGCAGTGGGAGGAGCGCACCTCCTACGGGATGCGGCGCATCGACCCGTACACCAAGCTGTTCGAGGACCGGATCATCTTCCTCGGCACCCCGATCAGCGACGAGATCGCGAACGCCGTGATGGCCCAGCTGCTCTGCCTGCAGCAGATGGACGCCGACCGCGACATCGAGATCTACATCAACTCCCCGGGCGGCTCGTTCACCGCGCTGACCGCCATCTACGACACGATGCGCTACATCAAGCCCGACGTGCGTACGGTCTGCCTCGGTCAGGCCGCCTCTGCGGCCGCCGTGATCCTCGCGGCCGGCACCAAGGGCAAGCGGCTCGCGCTGCCGAACAGCCGCATCCTCATCCACCAGCCGGCGACGGAGGGCGGCTACGGCCAGTCCTCCGACATCGAGATCCAGGCGCGGGAGATCCTCCGGATCCGCTCGCTCATGGAGGACATGCTGGCGACCGACACCGGCAAGACGACCGACGAGGTCAGCCACGACATCGAGCGCGACAAGTACCTGACTGCCGAGCAGGCGCTCGAGTACGGGATCATCGACGAGATCCTGACCTCGCTGAAGGCCGTCCCGGTCTGA
- a CDS encoding AAA family ATPase: protein MPTLLHLNGPPGIGKSTLSALWAERHPGTLNLDIDVLHPLVGGWRDPEQDTHALARPLGKALAATHLGGGNDVVLPQLLARLSEVEAFERIAHEQGATFREVVLLDDRAAAIARFDRRRDETPWNQHNRRVVADLGGDAFLGEMYDRLLAVVEARTTAVVVRSVPDRVEETYAALERALAAH, encoded by the coding sequence GTGCCCACCCTCCTTCACCTGAACGGGCCGCCGGGGATCGGCAAGTCGACGCTGTCCGCGCTGTGGGCGGAACGTCATCCCGGCACGCTGAACCTCGACATCGACGTCCTCCACCCGCTGGTCGGGGGCTGGCGCGACCCGGAGCAGGACACCCACGCCCTCGCGCGACCGCTGGGCAAGGCGCTGGCGGCGACCCACCTCGGCGGCGGGAACGACGTCGTGCTCCCCCAGCTCCTCGCCCGGCTGAGCGAGGTCGAGGCGTTCGAGCGGATCGCGCACGAGCAGGGGGCGACGTTCCGCGAGGTCGTCCTGCTGGACGACCGTGCGGCGGCGATCGCCCGCTTCGACCGACGCCGAGACGAGACGCCCTGGAACCAGCACAACCGCCGGGTCGTCGCCGACCTGGGCGGGGACGCGTTCCTGGGCGAGATGTACGACCGTCTGCTCGCGGTGGTGGAGGCCCGCACGACCGCGGTGGTCGTCCGCAGCGTGCCGGACCGGGTCGAGGAGACGTACGCGGCACTGGAACGGGCCCTCGCGGCGCACTGA